From one Henriciella marina DSM 19595 genomic stretch:
- a CDS encoding GumC family protein, translating into MPVRSRPRMGPAELILQLWRAKWLMIAVFIPIFLIGLLVAFQMPKKYEAQSRLFVRIGDENVYRPRVGVETQGVAPEEELLIQAELEVLRSPIVAERVLAGFDLARVYPKLVEARDEKIASSPPSAHAGIEEATFQKGVAVLRKAFGAGTAPKTPVISTSLEHKDATLSAALLNSWINTYLDYRNEVFSTNGSASLQEQRVKFEQQLLAVEEDIRDFLRANGIGDFESERATAQQLFATVSGELLTTQSRASAVDGQLDIYNQQLARLEPQQDLYVEDNSAQSLMELRIEREDLLSRYTEDSQRVQAIDRRIAQVQNYLSSRDGLAGTTRRGPNPVYQTVEQSASTLQAEKQSLALQEAELDRQLAGIDARLRRLNDLAPEWQELQRRKALLERNVENFSVREVEERALSEISGQTADSVRVLEPARVPIKGKSLRMPVAALALLFAGFTALMAGLLRAFTRRGFATARSVERTTGLKVVGSLKAA; encoded by the coding sequence ATGCCAGTACGATCGCGCCCTCGGATGGGTCCGGCCGAACTCATCCTCCAGCTGTGGCGCGCCAAGTGGCTGATGATTGCGGTCTTCATCCCCATCTTCCTGATCGGTCTCCTTGTCGCCTTCCAGATGCCCAAGAAGTATGAGGCCCAGTCGCGTCTCTTTGTGCGGATTGGCGACGAGAACGTCTACCGCCCACGGGTCGGCGTTGAGACCCAAGGCGTCGCCCCGGAAGAAGAATTGCTTATCCAGGCCGAACTTGAAGTCCTGCGCAGTCCCATTGTCGCCGAGCGTGTGCTTGCAGGCTTCGATCTGGCGCGCGTTTATCCGAAACTTGTAGAGGCACGCGACGAGAAGATTGCGAGCTCTCCGCCTTCGGCGCATGCCGGAATTGAAGAGGCAACCTTCCAGAAAGGCGTTGCTGTCCTGCGCAAGGCATTCGGTGCTGGCACAGCGCCAAAAACGCCGGTGATCAGCACTTCTCTGGAGCACAAGGATGCGACCCTCTCGGCCGCCCTGCTCAATTCCTGGATCAATACCTATCTCGACTACCGGAATGAGGTCTTCTCGACCAATGGCTCTGCCAGCCTGCAGGAGCAGCGCGTTAAGTTCGAGCAGCAGCTCCTCGCCGTGGAGGAAGACATCCGCGATTTCCTGCGCGCAAATGGCATCGGCGATTTCGAGAGCGAGCGCGCAACCGCCCAGCAACTCTTTGCAACCGTGTCTGGCGAACTGCTAACGACACAGTCGCGCGCCAGCGCTGTGGATGGCCAGCTTGATATCTACAATCAGCAACTGGCGCGGCTTGAACCTCAGCAGGACCTCTATGTCGAGGACAACTCGGCCCAATCCCTGATGGAGCTGCGGATCGAGCGTGAGGACCTCCTGTCGCGCTATACTGAAGACTCCCAGCGAGTGCAGGCGATCGACCGGCGTATTGCGCAGGTCCAGAACTATCTGTCTTCACGCGATGGCCTCGCAGGCACCACACGCCGCGGCCCCAACCCTGTCTACCAGACGGTTGAGCAGTCAGCCTCTACCCTGCAGGCCGAGAAACAATCTCTGGCCCTTCAGGAAGCAGAGCTCGATCGCCAGCTTGCCGGCATCGACGCCCGTTTACGACGGCTCAATGATCTGGCGCCGGAATGGCAGGAGCTGCAACGCCGCAAAGCCCTGTTGGAGCGCAATGTAGAGAATTTCTCGGTACGCGAAGTTGAAGAACGGGCGCTCTCGGAGATTTCAGGTCAGACGGCAGACAGTGTCCGCGTGCTTGAGCCAGCCAGGGTGCCCATCAAGGGCAAGAGCCTGCGCATGCCCGTCGCGGCACTCGCTCTCCTGTTTGCAGGGTTCACGGCGCTCATGGCCGGGCTTCTGCGGGCCTTCACCCGGCGCGGCTTTGCAACTGCGCGCTCGGTTGAACGCACGACCGGCCTGAAAGTGGTCGGCTCGCTGAAGGCTGCCTGA
- a CDS encoding crotonase/enoyl-CoA hydratase family protein codes for MFDEIIYEVENGRARITLNRPDKLNALTLKMQAEMSEALWQADNDRAVHCVIIKGAGRGFSAGYDLAGSDSVPVSRLDAETSNKRGGRSVDDDIWQLERAQRYRMAIFDMHKPVIAQVHGPCVAGGTDIALLCDMVIIADDAMVSFPAGRNLGALPNQMWLYNVGPQWTKRLMLTGDSITGTEAAQLGFAMKSVPADKLETEVEGLADRMAHIDADILAANKRAVNLGMELMGARTMQRLAAENDVRGHQAASAHAFVKRVGEAGLRDALRERDAPFGDGRARVNGPETRDTDGNLIED; via the coding sequence ATGTTCGATGAGATCATCTATGAGGTCGAGAACGGCCGCGCGCGCATCACGCTCAACCGGCCAGACAAGCTGAACGCGCTGACGCTGAAGATGCAGGCAGAGATGTCCGAAGCGCTCTGGCAGGCCGATAATGACCGCGCCGTGCATTGCGTCATCATCAAAGGCGCAGGTCGCGGCTTTTCAGCGGGATACGATCTTGCCGGGTCCGACAGCGTACCTGTGTCTCGCCTCGACGCCGAGACCAGCAACAAGCGCGGCGGCCGGTCGGTCGATGACGATATCTGGCAGCTGGAACGCGCCCAGCGCTATCGCATGGCGATCTTTGACATGCACAAGCCCGTCATCGCGCAGGTCCACGGCCCTTGCGTCGCGGGCGGGACCGACATCGCGCTTCTCTGCGACATGGTCATCATCGCCGATGACGCGATGGTCTCCTTCCCGGCAGGGCGAAACCTCGGCGCGCTGCCGAACCAGATGTGGCTTTACAATGTCGGTCCACAATGGACCAAACGGCTGATGCTGACCGGGGACTCTATCACCGGCACTGAAGCGGCCCAACTCGGCTTTGCCATGAAGTCAGTGCCCGCCGACAAGCTTGAAACAGAGGTCGAGGGACTGGCCGACCGGATGGCACATATCGACGCCGATATCCTTGCGGCAAACAAGCGGGCGGTGAACCTCGGCATGGAGCTGATGGGGGCCCGCACGATGCAGCGGCTGGCGGCCGAGAATGATGTGCGCGGCCATCAGGCGGCGTCGGCCCATGCATTCGTAAAACGTGTTGGAGAAGCAGGTCTGCGCGATGCCCTTCGTGAACGCGATGCACCATTTGGCGATGGCCGGGCGCGTGTGAACGGGCCAGAGACAAGGGACACCGACGGCAATCTGATTGAGGACTGA
- a CDS encoding SEL1-like repeat protein — MPYSEMAMDVAPETGITEAATADELCKVGLAYCTGVGVDADMVAAHKWFNLAVLKGSEEAKEYRQQMADLLSSDEIKQALKSARDWLSLMN; from the coding sequence ATGCCGTATTCAGAAATGGCGATGGATGTCGCCCCAGAAACAGGTATCACCGAAGCTGCAACAGCCGACGAGCTGTGCAAGGTGGGCCTCGCCTACTGCACGGGTGTCGGTGTCGATGCCGACATGGTAGCCGCGCACAAATGGTTCAATCTGGCCGTGCTCAAAGGCTCCGAAGAAGCCAAGGAATATCGCCAGCAAATGGCTGACCTGCTTTCCAGCGACGAGATCAAGCAAGCGCTGAAATCTGCCCGCGACTGGCTGAGCCTGATGAACTGA
- a CDS encoding amidohydrolase family protein — MFDNDEWLNQHREDVVDPDREIVDPHHHLWPRSHPVIVYDLEDLWRDTVDGHKVTQTIFMECGSSYRTEGPEHLKPVGESEFIAEAARKSAADPAKATIAALVAHTDLRLPLETLDEVLDAHIEAADGLFRGIRHSGPYDPAGASFRIPPRAPAGLYRDADFQRGVAHLGSRGFTYDTWNYHHQILDFRDLAAAVPDTTMILDHFGTPLGVGPYEGKREEGFEKWKDDIAAVAAQKNVFAKLGGLAMPDNGFGWHDREMPPSSDEFVAAQAKYYHHAIACFGAERCMLESNFPVDRLSISFRTLWNGLKKITADYSEYEKTALFSGTARKVYSVDPPAAGA, encoded by the coding sequence ATGTTCGATAATGATGAATGGCTGAACCAGCACCGTGAGGATGTGGTCGATCCGGACCGCGAGATCGTCGACCCACACCATCACCTCTGGCCAAGGTCTCATCCGGTCATCGTGTATGACCTCGAAGACCTCTGGCGTGACACAGTGGATGGCCACAAGGTGACCCAGACCATCTTCATGGAATGCGGATCATCCTATCGCACCGAGGGGCCAGAGCATCTGAAACCAGTTGGCGAAAGCGAGTTCATCGCAGAGGCCGCCCGCAAATCTGCTGCCGACCCAGCCAAGGCGACAATCGCTGCGCTGGTCGCGCACACGGACCTTCGCCTGCCGCTGGAAACGCTCGACGAAGTGCTGGACGCACATATCGAGGCAGCGGACGGCCTGTTCAGGGGCATCCGCCATTCAGGCCCCTATGACCCGGCTGGCGCCAGTTTCCGTATCCCGCCACGCGCACCCGCAGGCCTCTACCGCGACGCTGATTTCCAGCGCGGCGTTGCGCATCTTGGCAGCCGGGGGTTCACCTATGACACCTGGAATTATCACCACCAGATCCTCGATTTCCGCGATCTTGCCGCCGCCGTCCCGGACACGACCATGATCCTCGACCATTTCGGCACGCCGCTTGGCGTTGGCCCTTATGAGGGCAAGCGGGAAGAGGGTTTCGAGAAATGGAAAGACGACATCGCTGCCGTTGCCGCGCAGAAGAATGTCTTCGCAAAGCTTGGCGGGCTCGCTATGCCGGACAATGGCTTTGGCTGGCATGACCGCGAAATGCCGCCGTCTTCGGATGAGTTCGTCGCAGCGCAGGCCAAATACTATCATCACGCCATCGCCTGTTTCGGCGCCGAGCGCTGCATGCTCGAAAGCAACTTCCCGGTTGACCGGCTATCGATCTCATTCCGCACGCTCTGGAACGGGCTGAAGAAGATCACCGCCGACTATTCCGAATACGAGAAGACGGCCCTCTTCAGTGGCACGGCCCGCAAAGTCTACAGCGTCGACCCACCGGCGGCAGGAGCTTGA
- a CDS encoding GNAT family N-acetyltransferase, with protein MGTLPWTRTAAGPLREDAIRSAVRGTTALPSTAATSRLAEPNDAAKLKELFAFPEVNRWIYSLPRPLTEASVLAYIEQVEAARLRGEGLLSLNFDEAGQLSGFSELRVWPQWAAGELAGGMRPDLQSKGQGGAGMAATFTWMFEALDLDLICNTTAPDNVRIQKLFERTGFVYRGDMESRRPDGSTRASQVWEVMREDWMARMAGR; from the coding sequence ATGGGCACGCTTCCCTGGACACGCACTGCGGCCGGTCCCCTCCGCGAAGACGCGATCCGTAGCGCTGTCAGGGGCACGACCGCGCTTCCGAGCACAGCAGCGACGAGCCGCCTTGCCGAACCGAATGATGCCGCGAAGCTGAAAGAACTCTTCGCTTTTCCAGAGGTCAATCGCTGGATCTACAGCCTGCCGCGCCCGCTTACCGAGGCCTCGGTCCTTGCCTATATTGAGCAAGTGGAGGCCGCGCGTCTGCGCGGAGAAGGGCTTTTGTCGCTCAACTTCGATGAGGCGGGCCAGCTATCAGGCTTCTCGGAACTTCGCGTCTGGCCGCAATGGGCCGCAGGTGAGCTTGCCGGCGGAATGCGACCGGACCTGCAGAGCAAAGGACAGGGCGGGGCCGGAATGGCGGCGACGTTTACATGGATGTTCGAGGCGCTGGACCTCGACCTCATCTGCAACACGACTGCGCCTGATAATGTCCGCATACAGAAACTGTTCGAGCGGACGGGGTTTGTCTATCGCGGCGATATGGAAAGCCGCCGCCCTGACGGTAGCACGCGAGCATCGCAGGTCTGGGAAGTCATGCGCGAAGACTGGATGGCGCGGATGGCGGGCAGATAG
- a CDS encoding MFS transporter, protein MTWTKQIALAGFAATAVAFGPARIGFGLFLPQFRNAFDLSTTLAGIIASTGFISFFLALPLTAMLVRRAGPRLPVLLGAVSAALGFVAIATASGPLQLLTGVLFASASAGLCWAPFNDAAERFVAARSRPGILAVIASGTSIGIVLAAGLSLGVAFNLVTWRAAWFAFAIGAGVTALGVLIEMPRSETEVRRGKLPRLPNFATHGAAPLYIAAFVFGATNAVYFSFSADHVVNSGGLAGLPANASAAMIFFAYGVCGLLGVMTGAAEARAGIGWLLRSVFAAAGLSHILIALAPQSWPAVLASAGIQGAVLMAVSALISMWSLRLFPGQATTGFVAALMALALGSIAGPAAAGLVADASGPMLMFMLASLPLFIITLWPGRWVSREACN, encoded by the coding sequence ATGACCTGGACAAAGCAGATCGCGCTGGCTGGCTTTGCCGCAACTGCGGTTGCCTTTGGCCCCGCGCGTATCGGATTTGGCCTCTTCCTGCCTCAGTTCCGCAACGCCTTCGACCTGTCGACGACGCTTGCCGGCATCATTGCCAGTACCGGGTTTATCTCTTTCTTTCTGGCCCTGCCGCTTACGGCGATGCTGGTGCGGCGCGCCGGACCCAGACTGCCAGTGCTTCTGGGGGCTGTCTCGGCAGCGCTTGGTTTTGTGGCTATCGCGACCGCAAGTGGCCCCCTCCAGCTGCTCACCGGTGTCCTGTTCGCAAGCGCCAGCGCGGGCCTCTGCTGGGCGCCTTTCAATGATGCAGCAGAGCGGTTCGTCGCCGCCCGGTCTCGGCCCGGCATACTGGCTGTCATTGCATCGGGCACCAGTATTGGAATTGTCCTTGCCGCAGGTCTCTCGCTCGGCGTTGCATTCAATCTCGTCACCTGGCGGGCGGCGTGGTTTGCGTTTGCCATTGGCGCAGGCGTGACGGCGCTCGGCGTCCTCATCGAGATGCCACGGTCTGAGACCGAGGTTCGGCGAGGCAAGCTGCCGCGCTTGCCGAACTTTGCCACGCATGGGGCCGCGCCGCTTTATATTGCGGCCTTCGTCTTTGGCGCGACCAATGCGGTCTATTTTTCATTCTCCGCCGATCATGTCGTCAATTCCGGTGGTCTTGCGGGGCTGCCAGCAAACGCTTCGGCGGCAATGATCTTCTTCGCCTATGGCGTCTGCGGGCTGCTCGGCGTCATGACCGGCGCGGCAGAAGCAAGGGCCGGCATAGGCTGGCTGCTGAGGAGTGTCTTCGCGGCGGCGGGCCTCTCTCACATTCTGATCGCCCTAGCGCCGCAATCCTGGCCGGCGGTGCTGGCGTCTGCCGGCATACAGGGCGCCGTGCTGATGGCCGTCAGCGCGCTCATATCAATGTGGAGCCTGCGCCTTTTTCCCGGGCAGGCTACGACAGGGTTTGTGGCAGCGCTGATGGCGCTGGCCCTGGGCAGCATAGCCGGGCCTGCGGCCGCCGGGCTGGTGGCCGACGCGTCTGGGCCGATGCTCATGTTCATGCTGGCGAGCCTGCCCCTCTTCATTATCACGCTCTGGCCGGGCAGATGGGTTTCCCGAGAAGCTTGCAATTGA
- a CDS encoding isopenicillin N synthase family dioxygenase — protein sequence MSDMSNLFEPIPYGLWKEDKQAFARQLGNSFRETGFAVITGHPVDQSVIDKANEAAKSFFALPAAAKEKYHDAAGGRQRGYTPFATENAKGQKAADLKEFWHTGRKLPEVSKYRETMKDTPAVDEVPDFDAATYAFYEEMDAFGRDLLRAIALHLELPEDWFEDKVESGNSILRLLHYPPQENPPPKGTVRAGAHEDINVITLLLGAEEAGLEVQHSSGEWLGVNPPRDALVINCGDMLQRLTGGVLPSTTHRVVNPGPERAKFPRYSTPFFLHFNQDFLIEQLPQSLAEGGKAQPPITAQDYLMERLREIGLVKAE from the coding sequence ATGTCCGATATGAGCAATCTGTTCGAACCAATCCCGTACGGCCTCTGGAAAGAGGATAAGCAGGCCTTCGCCCGCCAGCTTGGCAATTCCTTCCGCGAGACCGGCTTTGCCGTCATCACCGGCCACCCTGTCGACCAGTCTGTTATCGACAAGGCGAATGAGGCGGCAAAGTCATTCTTTGCCCTCCCGGCAGCGGCCAAGGAAAAGTATCATGACGCCGCTGGCGGACGGCAGCGCGGCTATACGCCGTTTGCCACCGAAAACGCCAAAGGCCAGAAAGCCGCCGACCTGAAGGAATTCTGGCATACGGGCCGCAAGCTGCCGGAAGTCTCGAAATACCGCGAGACGATGAAGGACACCCCCGCTGTCGATGAGGTGCCAGACTTCGATGCAGCGACCTATGCCTTCTATGAGGAGATGGACGCTTTCGGCCGCGACCTCCTGCGCGCCATCGCCCTTCACCTTGAGCTTCCCGAAGACTGGTTCGAGGACAAGGTGGAAAGCGGCAACTCGATCCTCCGCCTGCTTCATTATCCGCCGCAGGAAAACCCGCCGCCAAAAGGGACCGTGCGCGCCGGTGCGCATGAAGACATCAATGTCATCACGCTTCTGCTTGGCGCCGAAGAGGCCGGGCTGGAAGTCCAACACAGCTCCGGTGAATGGCTGGGCGTCAACCCGCCGCGCGACGCGCTCGTCATCAATTGCGGCGACATGCTGCAGCGCCTGACAGGCGGCGTCCTGCCATCGACCACGCACCGCGTCGTCAATCCGGGGCCAGAGCGCGCGAAGTTTCCGCGCTATTCGACGCCCTTCTTCCTGCACTTCAATCAGGATTTCCTGATCGAGCAGCTGCCGCAAAGCCTCGCAGAAGGCGGCAAGGCGCAGCCTCCTATCACGGCGCAGGATTATCTGATGGAACGCTTGCGCGAAATCGGACTTGTAAAGGCCGAGTGA
- a CDS encoding polysaccharide biosynthesis/export family protein, translating into MTSALILGACQNVTPVSSEYFPVAQWRHEDGQDQPYLLAPGDTVAVVFHTVPELNRDLRIAPDGSITLPYVGAVQASARTPDEVQSELVRAYAGELRNPQVDVIPVAFDSQKIFVGGEVQTPGMMDLPGQIDPLQAVIMAGGFTDRAQPRQVALMRRMPGGELMTAVIDINSGLNDPRLADFTPLRRFDVIYVPRSAIAEENLFMEQWFRSSLPIDFSLYYDLSGDIRGR; encoded by the coding sequence ATGACTTCCGCCCTCATTCTTGGCGCCTGCCAGAACGTGACCCCCGTCTCGTCCGAGTATTTCCCGGTCGCTCAGTGGCGTCATGAGGATGGACAGGACCAGCCATATCTGCTGGCGCCGGGCGATACGGTCGCTGTGGTCTTTCACACCGTGCCGGAGCTGAACCGCGATCTGCGAATCGCGCCGGATGGCTCCATCACCCTGCCCTATGTTGGCGCGGTGCAGGCGTCAGCGCGAACGCCAGATGAGGTCCAGTCCGAGCTTGTCCGGGCCTATGCAGGCGAATTGCGAAATCCGCAGGTCGACGTCATTCCGGTCGCGTTCGACAGCCAGAAAATTTTCGTGGGGGGCGAAGTACAGACGCCAGGCATGATGGACTTGCCGGGCCAGATCGATCCGCTTCAGGCGGTCATCATGGCGGGCGGCTTTACTGACCGGGCTCAGCCAAGGCAGGTCGCGCTCATGCGGCGCATGCCGGGCGGCGAACTTATGACCGCCGTGATCGACATCAATTCAGGTCTCAATGATCCGAGGCTGGCCGACTTCACACCGCTTCGCCGGTTTGACGTCATCTATGTGCCACGCTCTGCGATCGCCGAGGAGAACCTGTTCATGGAGCAGTGGTTCCGCTCCTCCCTGCCGATCGACTTTTCACTCTACTATGATCTTTCAGGCGATATTCGCGGGCGATAG